A window of the Astyanax mexicanus isolate ESR-SI-001 chromosome 22, AstMex3_surface, whole genome shotgun sequence genome harbors these coding sequences:
- the si:dkey-3h3.3 gene encoding E3 ubiquitin-protein ligase DTX4 → MALSALPEVFNEVELVINLKEFADRKSVEAEIKKLCLSAKPRGSAMVVTGRYMRIEDLHKSLSRLQKGKSQSVGRTEINPVNQDSSRRRPATPIPPAEPVDVDPLVMDYISKKHSQKLDSMKKTGVSIDKNRRVHFRSLYPGEQGNVHAQFTRERFITFYQKIATGLETKACQLNTSQMQVLDTFPELLVTCNSHNRQIYQLTGSFLSLEGFEQSLRSSPKRYSQKYSQISQVGTARASASSPPVQQNQPNDKEEICCICLDTLDKSKSKTLDKCKHTFCRDCLKRAFEIKPVCPTCGVIYGALKGTQPDGGSMRITVEPSFLPGYERYGTIVIHYYIPDGTQGDEHPNPGKPYDGAARTAYLPDSKEGKKVCSLLKQAFDQRLIFTIGISSTTGRSNVVTWNDIHHKTSRTGGPTGYGYPDPDYLKRVQDELKAKGIC, encoded by the exons gtatttaatGAAGTAGAACTTGTCATTAACCTAAAAGAATTTGCGGATCGAAAGAGTGTGGaagcagaaataaaaaagttGTGCTTAAGCGCAAAACCCAGAGGTTCAGCTATGGTGGTTACAGGACGTTACATGAGGATAGAGGATCTTCACAAGAGCTTATCAAGATTGCAGAAGGGGAAAAGCCAAAGTGTGGGACGTACAGAAATAAATCCTGTGAATCAAGACAGCTCACGCAGACGACCGGCCACTCCCATTCCACCAGCAGAACCTGTCGACGTTGATCCTCTTGTTATGGATTACATCAGCAAGAAACATTCTCAGAAACTTGACAGCATGAAAAAAACTGGAGTTTCTATTGATAAAAACAGGCGTGTACATTTTCGTTCACTGTATCCAGGAGAACAGGGCAATGTTCATGCTCAGTTCACCAGAGAGCGCTTTATTACATTCTACCAGAAGATTGCCACAGGACTGGAAACTAAGGCTTGTCAGTTAAACACAAGTCAAATGCAGGTGTTGGACACGTTTCCAGAGCTGCTAGTGACGTGCAATTCACATAATAGACAGATATATCAGCTCACCGGGAGCTTCCTTAGCCTAGAAGGTTTTGAGCAGTCTTTACGCAGCTCTCCTAAAAGGTATTCTCAAAAATACTCTCAAATCAGTCAGGTGGGCACTGCCCGTGCCTCCGCATCCAGCCCACCGGTGCAGCAAAATCAACCAAACGACAAAGAGGAAATTTGTTGTATTTGTTTGGATACGTTGGATAAGTCCAAAAGTAAAACTCTGGACAAATGTAAGCACACCTTCTGTAGAGACTGCTTGAAGAGGGCGTTCGAAATTAAGCCAGTTTGTCCCACATGCGGAGTGATATACGGTGCTTTAAAAGGCACCCAACCTGACGGAGGCAGTATGCGAATCACAGTGGAGCCATCCTTCCTACCAGGCTATGAACGCTACGGAACCATTGTCATTCATTATTACATCCCAGATGGCACACAGGGG GATGAGCACCCAAATCCAGGTAAACCATACGATGGTGCAGCTCGCACAGCCTACCTGCCAGACTCCAAAGAGGGGAAGAAAGTTTGTAGTCTCCTTAAGCAAGCCTTTGACCAAAGGCTCATCTTCACCATTGGGATCTCATCCACCACTGGCAGGAGCAATGTGGTGACCTGGAATGACATTCATCATAAGACATCTCGCACTGGTGGGCCAACTGG CTACGGTTATCCAGATCCTGACTACCTGAAACGAGTGCAAGACGAGCTGAAAGCCAAAGGTATCTGCTGA